One Peromyscus leucopus breed LL Stock chromosome 20, UCI_PerLeu_2.1, whole genome shotgun sequence genomic window, GTGCCTCCAGAGAACTCCGCCTCCTCTGCTGTGATATAGACCCAGTCCTTGTGGAGCGAGCTGAAAAAGAATGTCCTTTTCCTGATGCTTTGACCTTTATCACCCTGGACATCATGGATCAAAGGAACAGAAAGGTTCCCCTGAGTTCTTTCTTAAGCCAGTTTGGGCGTTCGGTTTTTGACATTGTCTTCTGCATGTCGGTAACCATGTGGATTCATCTGAACCATGGGGACCATGGTCTGTGGGAGTTCCTGGCCCATCTCTCCTCACTCTGCCAATACCTCCTGGTGGAGCCACAACCCTGGAAATGTTACCGGGCAGCTGCAAGGCGCCTCCGAAAGCTGGGACTCCATCATTTTGATCATTTCCGCTCCCTCACCATCCGAGGCGATATGGCCAGCCAGATCGTGCGGATCCTGACGCAGGACCATGCCATGGAACTCGTGCGCTGCTTCGGCAATACCAGTTGGGACCGAAGCCTTCTGCTGTTCAGAGCAAAGCACAC contains:
- the Bcdin3d gene encoding RNA 5'-monophosphate methyltransferase, translating into MAAAAAAELAPEEAVETEDPGALQPGAAPFGNFPHYSRFHPPEQRLCLLPPELLRQLFPPEGAERRPILGLDVGCNSGDLSVALYKHFLPLRDGETCLGASRELRLLCCDIDPVLVERAEKECPFPDALTFITLDIMDQRNRKVPLSSFLSQFGRSVFDIVFCMSVTMWIHLNHGDHGLWEFLAHLSSLCQYLLVEPQPWKCYRAAARRLRKLGLHHFDHFRSLTIRGDMASQIVRILTQDHAMELVRCFGNTSWDRSLLLFRAKHTMETHPTPESPTERQKGTD